The sequence CGGAAGGTGCCTCCCCGATGGTGTTCCCCAACTGCGTGGCCAACGCCGCCTCGGGGCACGTGGCCCTGGCCTTCGGCATCAAGGGGCCCAGCAGCACCCAGGTGGCGCGGGAGAATGCGGCCTTCATGGCCCTGGACCAGGCGACGCGGTGGCTGCGGCGCGGCGTCGCGGATGCGGTGCTGGTCATCGGCACCGATGGGCTTTTCCCCCTGCAGATGGAGTTGCTGCGCCGGGCGGGCCGCCTGGCCGTCCATGGCGACCCCATCGCGGAGGCGGGCACGGGCTACCTTCCGGGGGAAGGAGCCCAGGCTTTCCTGTTGGAGACCCGGGACCACGCCGAATCCCGTGGCGCCCGCATCCGCGCCGAGGTGGCGGCCGTGGCCTGCGCCGCCCCCGTCGAAGAGAGTTCCGAGGCCCGCGCTGCATCCCTGGCCATGGCGGTTTCAGAAGCATTGGGTTCCGAGACCCCAGCCGTGTGGATCGGCGGGAGCAACGGCTCCCGGCGCTTGGACGAACTGGAATCAGCGCTTCGGAAGCTCCACCCGGATTGGCCGGAGCCCCGGTTCCCCAAACTCATCTGGGGTGAATTCTGCGGTTCGGGGGGCCAGCTGCTCGCTGCCGGGATGCTGGAAGCGCAGGAAGGCCAAGTGCTCTTGAGCGGTCCCGGCTCTTTGGGCTGCCAGTGCGCGGCGGTGATCAGGCGGGTTAGGCTTTAGCATGGGCTTCCGCGACCCGCACGCCATCCTGCTCAACCGCTCCAGCATCCTGGTGGTGACGAGCGTCGGGGTGGCCCTGCTGACCTTGAGCTATGTGCTGGGCGTGCAGGTGGGCAAGCAGAGCGCAGCGCTGCATCTACCCGCTTCCAAAGGCGGCGGCGAGGATCTCAAGGCTTTGCCGGCGCCCATCCTGGAACAGTTGAAATCGTTCGACGGCGATCCGGAAAACGCGGCTGCCAAAACGGATTCCAAGAAAGACGCCAAGGCCGATGCCAGGCCCGAGACCAAACCGGAGCTGAAGCCGGAAGGCAAGCCGGCTCCGGCGACGCCGGCCGCAACGGCGCCGCCCACCAGCAAGTGGACCCTGCAACTGCTCGCCACCCCGGACAAGGCTGAGGCGGCCCGCCTATCGGCCAAGGCCAAGGCCGCAGGCTTTCCCGCCCAGATCGTGAAGGACAATGGCACCTACAAGGTTAGATGGAACCATGCGGGGGCCAAACCCGAAGTGGACGCCGCGGCGGTGAAAATGAAGTCGGCGGGTTTCAAGCCCTTTGCCGTGCCTGTGGAGTGAAGCGTGGATCCGACCGGACTGCACCTGCGCTGGCGCCTCTCGGTGCCCGATTCAATGGAAGAGGGGCTTGGCGACTGGCTCCAGGAATCCGGAGCGACGGCCACCTACCGTGATGCGGACCCTCCGAAATCTTTTTTCGCTTACTTTCCTCCAGGCTCTGAAGGCCCGGATCCGGCGGGCCTGGCGGCCTTTCCCGGCGTGGTTCTGGAATCCACCGAGCGATTTGGCGACGAGGATTGGATCGCCAAAAGCCGCGAGGGCTTCGGCTCCTTCGAAGTGGGTTCGCGCTTTTTCGTCAGGCCCGCCTGGGACCAAGGATCCATGCCCCTGGACCGCTTCGCCATCACCGTGAATCCAGGCCTGGCCTTTGGCACCGGCGGCCACGAGACGACGCGGCTCTGCATGGAACTCCTGGAGCAGCTCGCCCAGGAAGGCAAACTCAAAGGCCCCATCCTGGATGTCGGCGCCGGCACGGGCATCCTCGCCCTCACCGCCTACCTGTTGGGCGCGCGCGGCATCACGGCCTTCGACATCGATCCCGATTGCGGCCCGGCCATGGAGGAATTCATCGGGTTGAACGCAGGCCTGGGAGGACCCACGCCCTTCGACTACTTCGTGGGCGATCTGGAAGACGGGAGAATCCGGCCCCCCTACCACGGCCTGCTGGCCAACATCCTGCTGTTGACCATCCAGGACCTGCTGCCTCGCATGGCTGAAATCACGGAGCCCAGCGGGTGGCTCGTCGCTTCGGGCATTCTCGCGGAATGCCAGGACGAAGCCCTGGTGAGCCTGGCCGCCTACGGATTCAAGCCGCTGAAGCTGCTCACCGAAGGCGCCTGGGTGGCGATCCTGGCGGAGCGGCAGGCATGAGCGGCACGAACCCGGACCGTCCCATCGGCGTTTTCGATTCCGGCATCGGCGGCCTCACGGTGATCCATGCCCTGCGGCGCCTGCTGCCGGGCGAAGCGCTGGTGTACCTGGGCGACACGGCGCGCGTGCCCTACGGCACCAAGAGCCACGCCACCATCGAACGCTACACGCTGCAGGCCGGAGCCATCCTCCAGCGCTATGACCCGAAGCTGCTGGTCATCGCCTGCAACACCGCCTCGGCCCACGGCCTGCCGGCCTTGCAGGCCACCGCCAGGTGCCCGGTGGTGGGCGTCATCGATCCCGGCGCCGAGTCTGCCTCGAAAGCCCAGGGCCCCGTGGGCGTCATTGGCACCCTGGCCACGGTCCAGAGCGGCGCCTACGAAACCGCCATCCGCCGCCGCGCGCCCAATGCTGAGATCCACAGCCTCGCCTGCCCCCTGCTGGTGAGCCTCGCCGAGGAAGGCTGGCTCGACGATCCCATCACCACGGAAATCTGCGAACGCTACCTGAAGCAACTGCCGGACGCCGTGAAGACCATCGTGCTGGGTTGCACCCACTATCCCGTGCTGCGCCCCTCCCTGGACCGCGCCCGGCCCGGCACCACCTGGATCGACAGCGGCGATGTCACCGCCAGCGCCGTGGATGCCCTGTTGAAAAGCACCGTCGGCTATCGCACCGGAACCGCGTCCGGCCCCTTGCGCGTCCTCTTCACCGATGCCGGGACGCGTCTCAAAGAAGTGGGCTCCCGCTTTCTCGGCGAGAAGCTGGAGGATGTGGAGCTGGTGGAGCTTTGAAAGAGCGCGACTAGTTTTTCCCGCTTTCGGAACCGAAGCGGAGCACCCTGCTCCTCAAGGCGGATTTGGGCAGCGGTCCCCAGGCGCGGCCGTCGTGGCTCCGGGGGCGGTTGTCGCCGAGCACCAGATAGCCATCGCGGCAATCCCAGGCACCGGTGGCATGGTCCTCCAGCTCCACGTAGGGTTCCTGGAGCCGCAACCCGTTGATGAGGATCTCGCCGTCCTTCGCCTCCACGCGCTCGGCCGGCAGGCCCACGACGCGCTTCACGGACAGGCCTTCGGGTCCTTCCACCAGCCACTGGCCGCCGCGTTCCGGCGCGCCAGCGCACCAGGCCCGAAGCGCCCAGGCCAGCTCGCCGTTCCGCAGGGCGGGCTCCATGCTGCGGCCTGTGACGCGCACGGGATGGACCACCGCCAGGGGGCTCAAGGCCAAGGCCAGCGCAGCAACGGGGACCCACGGCCTCATTCCGGCTTTTGCCCAGGCGCCAGCAAGGCATGCAGGGCCAGCAAGGCGAAGCCCAGATCGCGGAGCATGGCCATCTTCATGTCGAAAAGCCGCTGGTCTTTGGTCTTCTGCACCTTCGACGCGCCGAAGCAGCCGCAGTCCACGGGATTCCCTCTGGCCAGGTTGAATCCGAGCCCGCCCAGGAAAGCCAGCATCATGACCAGGATCAACAGGGCCGCGCTGCGGCGGGCCACGCCAAGGACCAGGCCCAGGGCCGTGAGCGTTTCCAGCCAGGGCAGGGTGAGGGCTAGCGGCGCCACCAGCGCCATGGGCACGAGGTCGTAAGCGTAGATCGCTTGCGCGAATCCCGGCGGATCAGCGAGCTTGGAAACCGCCGCCAGGAGCATCACGACCGCGAGGGCCCCGCGCGAAAGGCGGAGCGCCAAGGGATGGAACAGCCAGGTCATGGTTGGTCCCCCTTGGCCAGGGGCAGGTTCCGGGCTTCCCAGTCCGGGTATCCATCCGTGTAGATGCGCAGGTTGCGGAAGCCCGCCAGCCACAGTTTCTGGGCCACGAGATGGCTGTCGTGGCAGTCGCCGCCCGAGCAGTAGACGACCACGGGCATCTTCAGATCCCTCGTGAAGAGGGAAAGCTGGTCGACCTTTTCCGCCAGGCCGTCTTCCCAGGCGGAAACGTTTTTCGAGCCGGGGATGTGGCCCGCCTCGTACATCGCCGTCCGCCGCGCGTCCAGGAACAGCGCGCCGTGGGCGTGGAGCCACACAGCCTCATCGCCGCTGATGGCCGCCTGCGCTTCATTCACCAGGGGCGGAAAGCGGGCCATCACCTCAGTCTTCGGATCGGAGGGCGAGGTGGAGCCCAGCGCAGCGGGTTTGGCCGCCGACATCGGATGGGCCACCAGGTCCGCAGGCTGGGCCGT comes from Holophagaceae bacterium and encodes:
- a CDS encoding SPOR domain-containing protein; amino-acid sequence: MGFRDPHAILLNRSSILVVTSVGVALLTLSYVLGVQVGKQSAALHLPASKGGGEDLKALPAPILEQLKSFDGDPENAAAKTDSKKDAKADARPETKPELKPEGKPAPATPAATAPPTSKWTLQLLATPDKAEAARLSAKAKAAGFPAQIVKDNGTYKVRWNHAGAKPEVDAAAVKMKSAGFKPFAVPVE
- a CDS encoding 50S ribosomal protein L11 methyltransferase — translated: MDPTGLHLRWRLSVPDSMEEGLGDWLQESGATATYRDADPPKSFFAYFPPGSEGPDPAGLAAFPGVVLESTERFGDEDWIAKSREGFGSFEVGSRFFVRPAWDQGSMPLDRFAITVNPGLAFGTGGHETTRLCMELLEQLAQEGKLKGPILDVGAGTGILALTAYLLGARGITAFDIDPDCGPAMEEFIGLNAGLGGPTPFDYFVGDLEDGRIRPPYHGLLANILLLTIQDLLPRMAEITEPSGWLVASGILAECQDEALVSLAAYGFKPLKLLTEGAWVAILAERQA
- a CDS encoding glutamate racemase; the protein is MSGTNPDRPIGVFDSGIGGLTVIHALRRLLPGEALVYLGDTARVPYGTKSHATIERYTLQAGAILQRYDPKLLVIACNTASAHGLPALQATARCPVVGVIDPGAESASKAQGPVGVIGTLATVQSGAYETAIRRRAPNAEIHSLACPLLVSLAEEGWLDDPITTEICERYLKQLPDAVKTIVLGCTHYPVLRPSLDRARPGTTWIDSGDVTASAVDALLKSTVGYRTGTASGPLRVLFTDAGTRLKEVGSRFLGEKLEDVELVEL
- the lepB gene encoding signal peptidase I; its protein translation is MRPWVPVAALALALSPLAVVHPVRVTGRSMEPALRNGELAWALRAWCAGAPERGGQWLVEGPEGLSVKRVVGLPAERVEAKDGEILINGLRLQEPYVELEDHATGAWDCRDGYLVLGDNRPRSHDGRAWGPLPKSALRSRVLRFGSESGKN
- a CDS encoding DoxX family membrane protein yields the protein MTWLFHPLALRLSRGALAVVMLLAAVSKLADPPGFAQAIYAYDLVPMALVAPLALTLPWLETLTALGLVLGVARRSAALLILVMMLAFLGGLGFNLARGNPVDCGCFGASKVQKTKDQRLFDMKMAMLRDLGFALLALHALLAPGQKPE
- a CDS encoding rhodanese-like domain-containing protein encodes the protein MELPAYLALALVCAWFANTLAGPARRLSWRLRQPTAPAISSLPAPSAALPLPLPAIAPPKTAQPADLVAHPMSAAKPAALGSTSPSDPKTEVMARFPPLVNEAQAAISGDEAVWLHAHGALFLDARRTAMYEAGHIPGSKNVSAWEDGLAEKVDQLSLFTRDLKMPVVVYCSGGDCHDSHLVAQKLWLAGFRNLRIYTDGYPDWEARNLPLAKGDQP